A region from the Engraulis encrasicolus isolate BLACKSEA-1 chromosome 18, IST_EnEncr_1.0, whole genome shotgun sequence genome encodes:
- the mtmr9 gene encoding myotubularin-related protein 9 yields MEFAELIKTPRVDGVVLHRPFQPLVEGTLCLTGHHLILSSRQDNIEELWLLHANIDAIEKRFVGSSGSIIVKCKDLRTIQLDIPGMEECLNIANSIEALSTLDSVSLMYPFFYRPMFEVIEDGWNSFLPEEAFKDLESMTDEWRLSEVNKDFSVCPSYPLLVTVPKDIDDDTLRKVATFRHGGRFPVLSYYHKKNGMVMMRASQPLTGTNGRRCKEDEKLINATLRAGKRGYIIDTRTITVAQQAKARGGGFELESNYPQWRRIHKAIERHSVLQESFIKLVEACNDSSHSMDRWLSKLEASNWQSHVKEILTTACLAAQCIDREGASVLVHGTEGTDSTLQVTSLAQIILDPSCRTIRGFQALVEREWLQAGHPFQQRCAQSAHSNGKLRGEAPVFLLFLDCVWQILRQFPCSFQFSEHFLVLLFEHAYASQFGTFLGNCAADRAKLQLTQKTVALWSWVKRPEELERLSNPLYEPNSLVIWPSVAPQSLLLWEGVFLRWNRSSKWLDEAYDEMVHIIDYNKELQSKVNSLRRQLAQLETEDGPLQTP; encoded by the exons ATGGAGTTTGCCGAGCTAATAAAGACACCGCGCGTAGACGGTGTGGTCCTCCACCGTCCATTCCAGCCACTGGTGGAAGGCACGCTATGCTTAACAGGACACCATCTCATCCTGTCTTCGCGTCAGGACAACATCGAAGAACTGTGGCTGCTTCACGCCAACATCGACGCCATCGAGAAAAG GTTTGTAGGCTCCTCTGGGTCAATCATAGTGAAGTGTAAAGACCTCAGGACTATTCAACTGGACATCCCTGGCATGGAGGAGTGCCTGAACATTGCCAACTCTATTGAG GCTCTCTCCACCCTGGACTCTGTGTCTCTCATGTACCCTTTCTTCTACCGGCCCATGTTCGAGGTGATTGAAGACGGCTGGAACTCCTTCCTCCCAGAAGAGGCCTTCAAAGACCTTGAGTCCATG ACAGACGAGTGGAGACTGAGTGAGGTGAACAAGGACTTCAGCGTGTGCCCCTCCTACCCCCTGCTGGTCACAGTGCCAAAGGACATTGATGACGACACGCTGCGCAAGGTGGCCACCTTCCGGCATGGCGGCCGCTTCCCTGTGCTCAGCTACTACCACAAGAAGAATGGCATG gtTATGATGCGCGCCAGCCAGCCCCTGACGGGCACCAACGGGCGGCGCTGCAAGGAGGACGAGAAGCTGATCAACGCCACGCTGCGGGCGGGCAAGCGCGGCTACATCATCGACACGCGCACCATCACCGTGGCGCAGCAGGCCAAGGCGCGCGGAGGGGGCTTCGAGCTGGAGTCCAACTATCCGCAGTGGAGGAGGATCCACAAGGCCATAGAGAG GCACAGCGTGCTGCAGGAGAGCTTCATCAAGCTGGTGGAGGCCTGTAACGACTCCTCCCACAGCATGGACCGCTGGCTGAGCAAGCTGGAGGCCTCCAACTGGCAGAGCCACGTCAAGGAGATCCTCACCACCGCCTGCCTGGCCGCACAGTGCATCGACAG GGAGGGAGCCTCTGTGCTGGTCCATGGTACTGAGGGGACGGACTCCACCCTGCAGGTGACGTCACTGGCCCAGATCATCCTGGACCCGTCCTGCAGAACCATCCGCGGCTTCCAGGCCCTGGTGGAGCGGGAGTGGTTGCAg GCAGGCCACCCGTTCCAGCAGCGCTGCGCCCAGTCGGCCCACTCCAATGGCAAGCTGCGCGGCGAGGCGCCCGTCTTCCTGCTCTTCCTGGACTGCGTCTGGCAGATCCTACGCCAGTTCCCCTGCTCCTTCCAGTTCAGCGAACACTTCCTGGTGTTGCTCTTTGAGCACGCCTACGCCTCGCAGTTTGGCACCTTCCTCGGAAACTGCGCCGCTGACAG gGCCAAGCTGCAGCTCACCCAGAAGACGGTGGCCTTGTGGTCGTGGGTGAAGCGTCCAGAGGAACTGGAGCGCCTTAGCAACCCCCTCTACGAGCCCAACAGCCTGGTCATCTGGCCCTCTGTAGCCCCACAGAGCCTGCTACTGTGGGAGG
- the LOC134468424 gene encoding uncharacterized protein LOC134468424: MRRKFLLLVCICTFVLLVWWKVRPLALADEQRSPVRHGKAHAADTIQRLNNSRHLVVSAFKDHRRGGAIRVISILRRAELRKMYCLLCLQNTTSPKPGEGDFSQCASSQAAVEIHRDHFNFPYGTADILCTSPSSIKATHVAISMHPTPVQSLKYLPIQNQETKVSFKYRFTVCVSNLFGDFNNALQFVQTMEVYKLIGIQRVVIYNTSCGPDVEKVLKHYSQEGMLEVVPWPIDKFLTPSKGHHRGRTDGDVHYYGQTATLNECIYRYMYQSQYLLLNDIDEIIMPYEHASLGHLMDTLQKQYATAGVFRIENPIFPKTQFDSSGHFNRPEWKNVPGLNIFEHIYREPGRKGVYKPKKLIINPRFVEQTSIHQVLKHSGPSINVGFDVCRIIHVRIPLQANLYKDQLYEDKKLWEFEKKLIPNINRALHQSGLLLL, translated from the coding sequence ATGAGGAGGAAATTCCTATTGCTGGTCTGCATTTGCACTTTTGTCTTGCTTGTGTGGTGGAAGGTGAGACCCCTGGCACTGGCAGATGAACAAAGATCACCAGTGCGGCATGGAAAAGCACATGCCGCAGACACCATCCAACGCCTCAACAACTCCAGGCACCTTGTGGTGTCTGCATTTAAGGACCACCGCAGAGGTGGGGCCATACGGGTGATAAGCATCCTCAGGAGGGCAGAGCTCCGGAAGATGTACTGCCTGCTCTGTCTTCAAAATACAACTAGCCCCAAGCCGGGTGAGGGGGACTTTAGCCAGTGTGCATCTTCACAGGCAGCAGTTGAAATTCACAGGGATCACTTTAACTTCCCTTATGGAACAGCGGACATATTGTGTACCAGTCCATCATCCATCAAAGCTACACACGTAGCCATATCGATGCACCCAACCCCTGTCCAGAGTTTAAAGTATTTACCCATCCAAAACCAGGAGACAAAGGTATCGTTTAAGTACaggtttactgtgtgtgtatccAACCTCTTTGGGGATTTCAACAATGCCCTCCAGTTTGTGCAGACCATGGAGGTCTACAAGCTGATAGGTATTCAGCGAGTGGTCATCTACAACACCAGCTGTGGACCAGACGTGGAGAAAGTACTCAAGCATTACAGTCAAGAGGGCATGCTGGAGGTCGTACCTTGGCCAATAGACAAGTTCCTAACACCTAGTAAGGGccatcatagaggtagaacagaTGGAGACGTGCATTATTATGGCCAGACAGCTACTCTAAATGAATGCATATACAGATACATGTATCAGTCACAATACCTCCTGCTGAATGATATTGATGAGATTATTATGCCATACGAACACGCCAGCCTAGGGCACTTAATGGACACCCTACAGAAACAGTATGCTACAGCCGGTGTGTTCAGAATTGAGAACCCAATTTTCCCCAAAACCCAGTTCGACAGCAGTGGTCACTTTAACCGGCCTGAGTGGAAGAATGTGCCTGGTCTAAATATCTTTGAGCACATTTATCGTGAGCCCGGCCGGAAGGGAGTATACAAGCCCAAGAAACTGATTATCAATCCCCGCTTTGTTGAGCAGACGTCCATACATCAAGTTCTGAAGCATTCCGGACCCTCCATTAATGTGGGGTTTGATGTCTGCCGCATAATCCATGTCAGGATCCCACTACAAGCGAACCTTTACAAGGACCAATTGTATGAGGACAAGAAGCTTTGGGAGTTTGAGAAGAAGCTGATTCCAAACATCAATCGCGCACTTCACCAGTCAGGCCTGTTATTATTGTAA